CGTGCCGCCGCCTCCCACCTGGTTGCCCAGAAACGAGCAGGAGAGGATCTCAACGCAGGGGTGCCGCCGGACCTGGATGGCACCGCCGCCGCCGGCCTTGACGCCGGGCTGGCCGTTCTCGTCAAAGCCGGACCGGTTGCCCCCAAACGCGCAGTGCCGGTAGACGGTGGTGCAGCCCTCGCTGTTCGCGGGCTCGCCGCCCCGGACCGATGCCCCGCCGAAGAAGTAGGTCCAGTTGCTGTCGAAGACGCAAGCCTCCACCACCGCGCTGGCGTACCGGGAGACATAGAGTCCTGCCCCCTGATGGGCATGGTTCCGCCGGATGGCGCAGTCGGTGATCGTGGCGATAACCGGCCAGTCCACCGGGCCGACCTCGTCCTCATCCCGGCCGCTGACATAGATGGCAGCGCCATCGGCGCCGATTTCCGCCGTATTCCTGGAGATGTTGTCGGTGAACGAGCTTCTGGCGACCGCCAGGCGGGAGAAGCCGGTTCCGCTGCCAGCGGAGAAGTTGATCGCCGCGCCGGCGGAAAACGGTGCCTTGAGCTCGGCGTTGGCGATGTTGCCGGCAAAGGTGCTGCCCTCGACGGTCAGGTCGCTGCCGTAGGAGTAAATGGCGCCGCCGGAATGCCCGGCCTGGTTGGCCAGAAACCGGGTGCCGGAGATGACCAGCCGGTTGTTGCCGGCCTCGACGGCAATGGCGCCGCCGCTGCCCTGAAAGCCGGGCTCGGTGCTGTTGCTCGCAAAGAGGCTGCCGCTGATCACCACGTCCGCATTCCGCACCCCAAGGGCGCCGCCCCGGGAGCGCGCCTGGTTGCCGGCGAACACGCAGCCGTCGATGGCCAGCTGCACGTGGTGGCGGTTGGCGAACGTGATGGCGCCCCCGGTACCGCCGGCAACGTTGCCGCCCCGATTGTCGATGAACCGGCAGTGATCGAGGCGCACCGCGGCCCCGGGGGCCAGATCCTCCTGCAACCGGAGCGGGGACCAGCCGGGCGGGCTGTGGCGGAATTCGAGGCCCGCCAGGGTGCACGACGCCTGGATGCGGACGGTATGACTGTCCGCCAGGGTGACGCCGTCAAAGACCACCGGCCCGGCGTGGCCAGCGTTTTCAGGGTCGCCGGCCTTGGCAGCACGGATGACAAGCCCGGTCTGGGCGTCGCCGACCAGGAGCCCGCCGGCGCCCAGCTCCGCGGCGCCGTAGACCGCGCCATCGGTGCCGCCGGAGATGAGGATGACATCGTACGGTCCGGCGGCCTGCACCAGCTCGGCCAGGGTGCCCGGCTGCCGGGTCTCGGCGTGCGCGCTGGGCCAGCCGGTGGTGGCGAAGCAGGGACTCCCATTGACCTTGGCGAAGAAATAGACCCCAGCCTGGGCCCAGGCAGGAGCCAGGAGGCATGACACAACAGCGATGAAGCCCAGCAGGCTGCGATGCATCTCGTGCAGATCTCCCGTCACCCGGTCTCGATCCCGGCTGCCACCGCGATATCCGGATTTTCAACGCCGGATGGCGATCAGCGAATGGCAGAACCCTAAGAACCGTTCTCTGACCAGTTGGCCAGAAGGGAGCATGGCTTGCAGCTGGCCGGCAGAAACCGGGTGGTAGTAGCGTAGCCGCCCCCTGGCTGTCGCCAGGCTGGCTGCCCTGGCGCCACTTCCCAGACGGTTCATGGTCAGGAGCAGGCCTTGAATCGTTTTCGGATAGGCGCCGAAAAAGGGCACCAGCGGATGCGGGAAATGGGGGTCGACAATGGAATACTTGTTCGGAGTCTGCACGAAGAAGGCCACGCCAGATTGTTCGATGGTCAGTCCCAGGTGAAACTGCTCTTCGTGGCTCGTCAGGTGCTCGATCATCGAATTGGAGAAGACCAGGTCGAATTCCTTCAGACAATCGGCGGTGAGATGCCGGACGTCATTGATCTCCTCCTTGACGTATGGAATGGAGTTGTCGTAGCCGACATTGGTCCGGTCCTGCTCGTGGTTGTTCACCAGGGTCACGCGCAGGTCACCGTCGTGCCCAAAGCCCCAGGCAGTCCAGAAGGAAGCGGTGCCCCCAAGATCCACTACCCGCAGCGGCCGCGGCATGCCGGCGACGACGCCCTTGAAGATCGCCAGCCGCTTCTTCTTGTTGGCCAGCCGTGCATCCTGAAGCTTCTTCTGCAGGCGCGTTGACCAGGTCATGTGAACGTCTGAACTTGTGGTCAATAGGTCACAAAGCTGAAGACTTCGCTGCTCTGACAGAGGTCCTGGTCATAGCCTGAGAGACGTTTCATGCGCGCCCAAATCAGGGGCGCTTCCATTGAACTCCAGGCCAACGTCGGTTCCGCGGTCGATGGCTGGGCTATCCTCCTGCAGGGAGAAGCCAGCGGCGGCCGGGTCGCGGAAGAGCGGATCCTCGGCCAGTGAGTGCGCCTCCTGGCCCGAAACGGCCTGAAATTCGCCCAGTGTTCTTAATCCGTCGTGCCAATAGAGGGTTCGCTCGACACTTGCACCGGGGAAGTCGTTGAAGTCCGTGTCAAGATCCTTGATACGGTCCGAGTGGACGGAGAAATCGGAAGCCTCGTTCAGCCACGAGATGTTGTTGCGCAGCACCACTGACGTTACATCGCCGGCTTGGTGGGCAAAAAGCCACACTCCGGTACTGTTGTCGTAGATCGTGTTGTTGTACAGATAGATATCCCTGAGCATTCCTTCCATGGGCCCAGCCCAATACCCACCGGCGACATGGATGCCAAACAGGCGGTTCTCGTAGATATCTGATTGCTGAACCGTGATACGTTCTGTGCTCCTGGAGGTTCCATTGCTGTTGTACTGGATGGTGAAGCCATAGTCGTTGCCATGAGATCGGGACTGCTCAACCAAAACATCTCTGGCTCCTTTGTGAATGACGATGCCGGCGCCACCACCTGTCGGGGATACCTGGTGACCCCAGAGGTCGCAGTTCCGGACGGTCACTCTTTCCACCTCCTTCATGTCAATGCCGTCTTCCTTGTTGCCATGGAATTCAGAGTTCTCAATGAGCACATCGGTTACCAGGCCTCGCATGCCAATCTGTAAACCGTCTTCAGTCCAGCTGTTGTATGACTCGCTATCCTTGATGACAATATTGCCCATGATGCCGCCTGGTTTGCCGAAAATGTGGATGTTGGCACCATTTTGTTTGTTCGCATCTTCAGTTCCATTGTGATGAACAGAGCATCCGTCAATGCCGAGGTAGTTGACATCCTCTCTTGCCCAGATGCCATAGCCTACTGAGTTGTCATACTTCTGGAAATTCGCGATTGTGCAGTTACGAATCACCACGTATTGACTGTTGTTCAGGTAGATGCCGACATGTGAGTAGCTGTTTCCATTGGGGTCCCTCCCATCGAAGGAGATCGAGTCGAGCACAATATGCCTCCTGTTCTCGAGCGAAGCGGCGTAACCTCTTTTGCTACCGTACACGCCGGTGATGCAGGCCGCCTCGCCATTGAATGACATGAACGTGATCGGTCGGTCTGACTCTCCTGAGCGCACGGGTTGAATCGTCTCGTGATACGTGCCTTGTCGGATGAAGGCGGTGTCGCCAGGTCCAACTTGACTATTGGCGCGTCCTAGGGTGCACCACGGCGCTTCTTGTGTGCCACTGTTGGCATCCGAACAGCTGCCGCCCAACGAGGATGTATCCACGTAGTATTCGGTGGCATGAACATGTCCAGGCCATCCCAAGAGCAGAGCTACGAGCAGGAGGTGCCGACGAGTGATCATCATGAACGTTTCCTCCTTTGTGTGGAGAATTGAAGTCTTCTATGCGGCGCTGGGGCGTTCTTCCCACGCCACGTCCGCTCCCGGGCGGCGACGAATACGGTCAACGCGGATTCATCATCGAATGGAAATATTGCTCCGCGCGGTCGATATCCAAACCGTCCGCCGGGTCTTCCATGACCACATAGTCCTGCCAGTCTCCATGCTCCAGGCCCG
This window of the Thermodesulfobacteriota bacterium genome carries:
- a CDS encoding right-handed parallel beta-helix repeat-containing protein — its product is MMITRRHLLLVALLLGWPGHVHATEYYVDTSSLGGSCSDANSGTQEAPWCTLGRANSQVGPGDTAFIRQGTYHETIQPVRSGESDRPITFMSFNGEAACITGVYGSKRGYAASLENRRHIVLDSISFDGRDPNGNSYSHVGIYLNNSQYVVIRNCTIANFQKYDNSVGYGIWAREDVNYLGIDGCSVHHNGTEDANKQNGANIHIFGKPGGIMGNIVIKDSESYNSWTEDGLQIGMRGLVTDVLIENSEFHGNKEDGIDMKEVERVTVRNCDLWGHQVSPTGGGAGIVIHKGARDVLVEQSRSHGNDYGFTIQYNSNGTSRSTERITVQQSDIYENRLFGIHVAGGYWAGPMEGMLRDIYLYNNTIYDNSTGVWLFAHQAGDVTSVVLRNNISWLNEASDFSVHSDRIKDLDTDFNDFPGASVERTLYWHDGLRTLGEFQAVSGQEAHSLAEDPLFRDPAAAGFSLQEDSPAIDRGTDVGLEFNGSAPDLGAHETSLRL